A genomic segment from Cinclus cinclus chromosome 11, bCinCin1.1, whole genome shotgun sequence encodes:
- the ZDHHC7 gene encoding palmitoyltransferase ZDHHC7 isoform X1, whose amino-acid sequence MLCLPETKPQGHLYSVSSLVISNGDDDGGAGGVFVPAGRGQQTMQSSGHRFRDVEHHPLLADNESYDSSSSSSEADMAERVWFIRDGCGMVCAIMTWLLVVYADFVVTFVMLLPSKDFWYSVINGVLFNCLAVLALSSHLRTMLTDPVSIQEFLAIGLTPSSPQKFGKVIPGLLLLGKGAVPKGNATKEYMDNLQLKPGEVIYKCPKCCSIKPERAHHCSICKRCIRKMDHHCPWVNNCVGEKNQRFFVLFTMYIALISAHALVLCGFQFFSCVRGQWTECSDFSPPVTVILMIFLCLEGFLFLTFTAVMFGTQIHSICNDETEIERLKSEKPTWERRLRWEGMKSVFGGQPSLLWINPFAGFRIRRLLLRGKKGGPEFSV is encoded by the exons ATGCTTTGTCTCccagaaacaaaaccccagGGCCACCTGTACTCAGTTTCCTCATTAGTAATCAGTaatggtgatgatgatggtggcGCTGGTGGTGTGTTTGTCCCTGCAGGGCGAGGCCAGCAAACCATGCAGTCATCAGGGCACCGTTTCCGCGATGTCGAGCACCACCCGCTCCTGGCTGACAATGAGAGCTAcgactcctcctcctcctcctcggagGCCGACATGGCTGAGAGGGTCTGGTTCATCAGGGATGGCTGTGGCATGGTCTGTGCCATCATGACCTGGCTCCTGGTGGTCTATGCAGACTTCGTAGTGACTTTTGTCATGTTGCTGCCTTCCAAAGACTTTTGGTACTCCGTGATCAACGGGGTTCTCTTTAactgcttggcagtgctggctctgtCGTCGCACCTGAGGACTATGCTGACTGATCCAGTAAGTATCCAAGAGTTCCTTGCCATTGGGTTGACCCCTTCATCTCCACAGAAGTTTGGAAAAGTGATACCAGGTCTTCTCCTGCTGGGAAAA GGGGCTGTGCCCAAAGGAAATGCCACTAAAGAATACATGGATAATTTGCAACTGAAACCAGGAGAAGTGATCTACAAATGTCCCAAGTGCTGTAGTATCAAACCTGAGCGTGCGCACCACTGCAG TATTTGCAAGCGATGCATCCGAAAGATGGATCACCACTGCCCGTGGGTGAATAACTGTGTGggggagaaaaatcagagattcTTTGTTCTGTTTACG ATGTACATAGCCCTAATTTCAGCTCATGCTCTTGTACTCTGTGGATTTCAGTTCTTCTCCTGTGTCCGAGGGCAGTGGACTG AGTGCAGTGACTTCTCCCCACCTGTAACTGTGATCCTGATGATCTTCTTGTGCCTTGAGggttttctgtttctcacttTCACTGCAGTCATGTTTGGCACCCAAATCCACTCAATATGCAATGATGAAACG GAGATTGAAAGACTGAAGAGTGAAAAGCCAACGTGGGAGCGCAGACTGCGCTGGGAAGGGATGAAATCTGTTTTTGGGGGCCAGCCCTCCCTCCTGTGGATCAACCCTTTCGCAGGATTTCGGATCAGGCGACTCCTGCTAcgaggaaagaaaggaggacCTGAGTTTTCTGTTTGA
- the ZDHHC7 gene encoding palmitoyltransferase ZDHHC7 isoform X2 — protein sequence MLCLPETKPQGHLYSVSSLVISNGDDDGGAGGVFVPAGRGQQTMQSSGHRFRDVEHHPLLADNESYDSSSSSSEADMAERVWFIRDGCGMVCAIMTWLLVVYADFVVTFVMLLPSKDFWYSVINGVLFNCLAVLALSSHLRTMLTDPGAVPKGNATKEYMDNLQLKPGEVIYKCPKCCSIKPERAHHCSICKRCIRKMDHHCPWVNNCVGEKNQRFFVLFTMYIALISAHALVLCGFQFFSCVRGQWTECSDFSPPVTVILMIFLCLEGFLFLTFTAVMFGTQIHSICNDETEIERLKSEKPTWERRLRWEGMKSVFGGQPSLLWINPFAGFRIRRLLLRGKKGGPEFSV from the exons ATGCTTTGTCTCccagaaacaaaaccccagGGCCACCTGTACTCAGTTTCCTCATTAGTAATCAGTaatggtgatgatgatggtggcGCTGGTGGTGTGTTTGTCCCTGCAGGGCGAGGCCAGCAAACCATGCAGTCATCAGGGCACCGTTTCCGCGATGTCGAGCACCACCCGCTCCTGGCTGACAATGAGAGCTAcgactcctcctcctcctcctcggagGCCGACATGGCTGAGAGGGTCTGGTTCATCAGGGATGGCTGTGGCATGGTCTGTGCCATCATGACCTGGCTCCTGGTGGTCTATGCAGACTTCGTAGTGACTTTTGTCATGTTGCTGCCTTCCAAAGACTTTTGGTACTCCGTGATCAACGGGGTTCTCTTTAactgcttggcagtgctggctctgtCGTCGCACCTGAGGACTATGCTGACTGATCCA GGGGCTGTGCCCAAAGGAAATGCCACTAAAGAATACATGGATAATTTGCAACTGAAACCAGGAGAAGTGATCTACAAATGTCCCAAGTGCTGTAGTATCAAACCTGAGCGTGCGCACCACTGCAG TATTTGCAAGCGATGCATCCGAAAGATGGATCACCACTGCCCGTGGGTGAATAACTGTGTGggggagaaaaatcagagattcTTTGTTCTGTTTACG ATGTACATAGCCCTAATTTCAGCTCATGCTCTTGTACTCTGTGGATTTCAGTTCTTCTCCTGTGTCCGAGGGCAGTGGACTG AGTGCAGTGACTTCTCCCCACCTGTAACTGTGATCCTGATGATCTTCTTGTGCCTTGAGggttttctgtttctcacttTCACTGCAGTCATGTTTGGCACCCAAATCCACTCAATATGCAATGATGAAACG GAGATTGAAAGACTGAAGAGTGAAAAGCCAACGTGGGAGCGCAGACTGCGCTGGGAAGGGATGAAATCTGTTTTTGGGGGCCAGCCCTCCCTCCTGTGGATCAACCCTTTCGCAGGATTTCGGATCAGGCGACTCCTGCTAcgaggaaagaaaggaggacCTGAGTTTTCTGTTTGA